ATTACCCAAGTTCTGTTGGGTCCCGCCAATACTACATATCAAACCCAGCCTGTGGAGATCTTCCATGCCGCTCTGGTCTACAGTTTTGCCCAAGTATTCCAAGACCGACAACCTCCCCCTATTTTCACGGAAGGGCACGGTCGAGAACCGTGGAACTTAGCATTGGATCCGTCGAGAACAGTTGGCTGGTTTACTACATTGTGGTCCGTGCTCGTAACGCCCAATATAGCGGATGGCTTCGAAGACACAATCCGTCGAGTAAAGGATAGCCGTCGGCGGGTCCCTATGAATGGCTGGGCGTCTTTTACGGCGATGTATCTCAGCAGCGAAGACAACAGACGGCGATATGATGTTCCAGAAATCATGTTTAATTATCTGGGCCTCTATCAACAACTCGAACGACCAAAGGGGCTTTTTCGTCTAGCAGACGCACCTGCTGGCGCGCTATCTAATATTGCAGATAATGTTCACCGCTTCTCACTGATTGATGTGTCGGCTTTGGTGATGCAAGGCGATTTGCATTTCAAATTCTCATATAACCGATTTATAAGGAACCAAGAAGCTATCGCCGACTGGATCATTGCATGCAAGTCCGTACTGGAAGAGGCCGCTTCGACGTTGGTTCGAAGTACGCAAGCACGAACCCTTTCAGATTTTCCCTTGCTACCGCTAAGCAGCTATGATGAATTGGATACCCTCATCAACCATACACTGCCTTCGCATGGAATAATGCTGGATCAGGTGGAGGATATCTATCCATGCTCGCCTATCCAGCAAGGAATTCTACTCAGCCAAGCCAAGAACGAAAGTCGATATTGGACGCGAAAGCGATGGCAGGTTCACTCATCCTCTCCAATATGTCTACAAAGATTCAAGGATGCCTGGAATAAGCTCGTAGACCGCCATCCAATCCTCAGGACGGTGTTTATCGAGAGTGCGCTTCCAGATGCATATCTGGACCAGGTAGTCCTCAAGTCAGTGACTCCAGAAATCCACATCGTCACCCTAGCGGACGTTGATCTTGAATCTTCACTAATGAAGCATAAGCGACTGCGGAAACCACAGGACAGGCTGCCCTATGTACTGGTTCTTTATGCTACACCATCAGGCCGAGTCATCTGCGAGCTTTTGATCAATCATGCAATCACAGATGGAATGTCCATGCGCCTCATCCAAGACGAACTGCAGTTGGCGTACGACGATGCACTCCCTTTGTGTTCTGCTCCACCATACAGCGACTACATTGCGCATCTTCGATCGCTCGCCCCTGATACCTCACGGACACATTGGCAGCAATACCTTGTTGGCGTTAGCCCGTGTATGCTTCCGCACATGAACGTCAACCATCAGGAAAGCGACAGTGTAAAACGATTACCAGCTATGCATCTTGGCAATGAACTCAACTCCTGCTTGCGAGATCTTTGCAAGCGCCACGTGTTGACAGCATCGAATATTTTCCAAGTCGCCTGGGCCCTGGTTCTGCATTTTTACACTGGCCATGAGACACCTTGCTTCGGGTATTTGACATCAGGGCGCGATGCTCCCATAGACAATGTTGCTGCTATCGCAGGGCCTTTCATCAACATGCTAATCAGCCGCATCTGCCTCTCTCATGACAGATCCATATTAAGCATCATGCAGGAAACCCAGGCAGACTATCTTCGAAACCTCGAGCATCAGCACCTCCCGCTAGCCGAGATCCTACATTCTCTACCCGCTTCCACATCACCTCTGTTTAACACGGCAATATCTGTACAGACCAGCAGGTCGGGACCGGCAGATAGCGTCACGTCAACCATCCGCCTTCAAGATACGGCGACCGAAGACCCAAGCGAGGTATGTAACCCAGTGGCTCCAAAGGGTGTTTGACGTAGTAGAATACTGACCACCTTGATACAGTACGATATTGCGATTAATCTGTTCGTCGACGACGGAGATGTCCAAGTAAACTTCAGCTACTCTACAATTGCCTTCTCCGATGAACAGGTATCTACCATTCGCGGCGTGTTCATGCAGGCCGTAAGAGAAATAGTATTATCTCCCCTTCAAGAGATTGGCCAACTCAATATCATGAAATGGAGCTCTATGGTGGAGTAACCAACAATCTCAGGGTGTCGTGTACGTTAACAGatgttattctcttttcctgcCATACATAATATGTCAAGGAAAACCTCTGTTTTTCCGAAGTACTTGtgaatttattatttcaGTTTATGCGTAGATAGATTCTACTCAAGAACCGTACGGAGTTGTCATGGATTTTTTTCCACCCATGTTAGCTGGATATCCAACCCCTGGCGATCTCTGCCTAACATGATAGAGGATTTAGTGGTACTCGTCATATAGTTTCCTGGTCAAGGTTCTGTTAGTCCACCAGAACCCGCAATTTATTGATTTCCTGCATTGCTTTTTGCTGTCCTTCTGCTTAATTTGAGACTGCCCCACTCGGCGCCTGCTAGCAAAATCGTTCTTTTGATCTGAaatgtcttttctttcttgagctTCTAACCTTGATTATTTCTTTCATCCTCCTGATCTGTTGACGACCATACTGATTACTATATTGTACCCGTCCATGATTCGATACAATGCCGCCGCCGATATGTAACGATCATCTGTTCGGGCCCGTGGTCAGTGGTTGTTCAGGGAGAACATTTGACTTTACTAGGGCCTTTGAGGACATATTCTTATCGCTGGTCCCCAATACTCTTTTTCTGATCACTGCCCTGGTTCGCATTGGATACTTGGTACGGCAGGTCCGGGTGGCCAATGGCCTATTATGTCAACTTCTCAAACTGGTGAGTTCAGATCATCCATGGCTCCAACTCGCTGTCAGCTTGAAATCTGACACCAAGTTTTGCCTAGGGCCTCgtgctgtggctgctgtcTCTGGACCTCGCACGTGCCATCTTGCTGACTACCAAGCTGGATGAGACAATCCACAAGCTGACTACGGCTAGAACAGCGATGACTGTTGTCAGTGCGGCAGCGATgattcctctttcttttctggagCACACAAGGTCGCCGCGGCCGTCTGACCTACTGACGATCTTCCTAGTGCTAACAATTCTGTGTGATATCGTATTGACTCGGACATCCTGGTTGGCCGGTAGTCAGTCTTGGCAAATAGGTGATGCATGCATCCAGACGgcagcagtagtagtaaaGTGCATCATCCTTGCGGTGGAATCGAAAAGTAAGGACAACTGCATAATGAATCACTCTGGAGTGGAGCACAGTCCGGAGGAGACCAGCGGTCTCTTGTCTCTGGcattcttttcttggctCAACCCTCTCTTTTTGCAGGGATACCGAGAAAATCTCCGGGTAGACAGTTTGTACGCTCTCGATGAAAAGCTGAAAGCAAAGACTATGTTCTCCAACCTTGCCACAACACTCAATGGTATGCCATTTCCTCGGGGTTTCGCGAGGACACTCGCAAAGGAGTTGATCGGTCCATTTCTTCTCCCGGTGACTCCTCGGCTAGCGATGTTAGGATTCACATTCTCTCagcccttcttcatcaatgcaTTGGTGGCAAACATTGCAGAATCCAACAGCGTCTCCGCGGTGAACGATGGCTATGGACTGATTGGTGCTTGTGTTTTAATCTACGGGGGCATTGCGCTGTCCACTTCCTTGTATTCATATTACTCCCTGAGAGCCTTGCACATGCTTCGTGCATGTTTAGTTTCTGTCATCTACCAGAAGATGTTGGAATCGGACACAAATACTCTGGACAACGGTACAACAGTCACACTGATGAGTACCGACATTGAGCGCATAATGACCGGGTGGATGGATATTCACTCCGTCTGGGCGAGTGTGATTGAAATTGCGCTTGGCTGCTATCTTCTCCATTCGCAGCTAGGCATGGCATTCCTTTCCCCAATTATTGTGATACTAGTTTGCTTTTCAGGCATGGCTTGTGTCAGTGCTAAAGCTGGGAACAGCCAGTCGGCGtggatggagaagattgagaacCGGGTTTCCATGATTACAACGCTCCTGGCTAACATAAAGCCCTGTAAGATCTCCAGAATGGCCTCAGAGTTCGCCCGCATCCTCCAAACTGCACGTGACGAGGAGATCCAGGTTGGAAGCCACTTTCGCTGGCTTCAAGTAATCGCCGCGACACTTGCATACACTCCCATGTGTCTTTCGCCGGTTGTTGCCTTTGCTTTTGCCGGTCAGCACTTGAATGTCGCGGGCTTCTTCACTTCCCTGTCATTCTTGACCCTCGTCACCTCGCCTCTCACGGCTATTTTCCAACAAATTCCTGGCGTCATCGCAGGCTTTACGTGTCTCTCCCGTATCCTCCTGTTTCTCGAGGGGGACATTAGATCCGATCGCCGGACCGTTTTCAGACTACAAGATAATCAAAAGCCCGCGGCTTCCTCTGCTCCGTCTGCTGCCCTTGTATCTGTCACCAACGGCCATTTTGGCTGGACGCAAACGCATTCTGTGCTCCGAAACATCAACTTTAATGTTCCGCGAGGCCAGCTCACCGTCGTGGTTGGTCCTGTAGCCTGTGGAAAGTCAACCCTCTGCAAGGCAATTCTCGGCGAAGTGCCCTTTGTGGAAGGAGAAGTCCTATTGACTTCTCGCATCCCGTCGGTTGGGTATTGTGCCCAGACTCCATTTTTATCCAACCTCAGCATCCGGGACAACATCATTGGGTTTTCCCCCTTCCACCCAGGGAAATATCAAGAGATCATTACGGCCACAGCTCTTGGTCCAGATATAGCAATGCTACCAGCAGGGCATGACACTATTGTTGGCAGCTGCGGGGCCATGCTAAGTGGTGGGCAGAAGCAGCGAGTGTCCTTAGCTCGTGCGCTATACCAGGAGACTCCTCTGTTACTCCTTGACGACACTCTTACCGGACTCGACCAGGCTACAGAAGCCGAGGTATTCGCCCGCACTCTTGGTGTAGAAGGGTTTATTCGCCGGCGAGGAACGACTGTCATTCTATTCACCAGTTCCAGGCGGTATCTGTCGTCAGCGGATCATATCATTACGGTCGGAAAAGATGGTACTATACGTGAACCCGGCCACGAGACGGAGCTCCTTGAGCAGAAGGACGAGCTTTTCAATCCTGAGAAGAATACAGAAACAGCTTTTCCAGCCAGTACAGATAGCAACGCCTCAGCTAAACAGCAGAGTCACAATATGGTGGTCAAAGGCAAGGCAAGCCAAAACCTCCACGTTCAGGCCAGCCAAGTAAGAGATCTTGATGTGTATACACACTACTTCGGCACGATACGCACAGCTGTCTTGGTAACCTTCGCGCTATCCTGTACATTGTTTGGGTTCGGTGGTAGCTTTCCCACCGTTTGGATTAGCTTTTGGTCCTCGAACTCCTACAACGCCCCGAACGCGTTCTATATTGGCATTTACAGCCTTCTGAgcttcctccagcttctcgGCTTTTTCTTGGCCGCTCTTATGGCCCTGGGCCCTATGGTTACAGACGCAGGATCAAAGCTTCACTCTAATGCCCTCACAACAGTCATTCGCGCCCCATTGCGCTTCTTTACTGACACAGACACTGGGGCTATCACCAGCCTGTTCTCACAAGACATAACCATCATTGATGGTGAGCTTCCCGAACGCTTGTTCAATATCACAGCCGGCCTTTGTGGTATTATAGGGGCGGCGTGTGTGATTGCTGTCGCCTCTCCGTGGCTGGCCCTGGTGTACCCGGTATTAGTGATAATATTTTGGATCGTCCAGCGACTATATCTCAGAACCTCGAAACAATTAAGATTTTTAGACCTCGAGGCCAAAGGCCCCTTATAGTAAGTAATCACTCTTCGATCATATCTCTTCAAAGGCCATTAACACAATCACAAAGTGCCAACTTCATGGAGACAACCCAGGGCATAACAACGATCCGGGCCTTCGGGTGGACCACTCAGAAGCTTGAACATAATCACTATCTGCTCGATCAGTCACAGCGTCCATCCTATCTTCTTGGAGTGATCCAGTTCTGGTTACTTCTGACAGCGAATCTTATCACAACCGGTATCGCAACCTCATTGACAGTGCTCGCCACACAGCTCCGAACAGATCCTGGATTTACTGGTGCCTCTGCCGTGACCCTCATGACGTTTAGTGGACTTGTCACTATCTTCATCCGAGATTATACCGCTTTCGAGACCTCACTTGGAGCTGTGAGCCGTCTGAAAAGTCTGAGTGATAATGTCAAGGCAGAGGCCCGGGAAGGGGAAGATCTCCACCCAGACGAGCAATGGCCCAAAAAGGGCAGCATTGAAATCGAGAGACTTTCGGCTTCCTACGAGTAGGTTGAATTCCTGTCCCGCGCCCACGGATTTCGGTCATATTAACCTTCTACACAGTGATGTTCCTGTGAACCATCCATCGGGCGAATCACACCCCAACCTTATATTGAAAGATCTCAGCCTCACAATCGCTCCCGGCGAAAAAATTGCAATCTGCGGACGCACCGGGAGGTATATTCTTCCCAGCTAAAACCCTTCCTTGCACGTCAATTACTAATCTATCTCTGACTCACCCAGTGGCAAGTCGTCTCTTGTCCTTCTACTGCTCCGTCTCCTAGATCCAATATATAGTCCATCCGCAAAGCTCACAATTGACGACATACCAATCCAGCATGTTGACCGTTCAACTTTACGTGAACGTATCATCGGAGTGCCACAAGATGCAGTATTCCTCCCCAACGGCAACACTGTGAAGGATAATCTCGACCCATCAGGCCTAGCCACTGAAGATGAATGTCTCTCGGTGCTTAGTACAGTCAACCTGGACGGATTGGCTAATGGGTCACATGGTCTCCATACACCCCTAACGACGAATCACCTCAGTGGCGGGCAGAAAAAGCTATTCGGCTTGGGGCGCGCAATCCTACGTCGTATCATAAGGGATCGAGCTACAACAGATACAGAGAGTCATGGGGGCATATTGATACTTGATGAAATTAGCAGTGGAGTTGATGCGGCCACTGAGAGAACCATGCATGAGATAATTTCCCATCAGTTTGCGGACTACACGGTTCTCGAGGTGGTGCACGGGCTGGATATCGTGCCACACTTCTTTGACCGCGTAATCGTTATAGAAAACGGTTCCATTGTGGAGAGTGGGTCCCCAGCAGAGCTGCTCCAGAGGCCAAGCAGTTGGTTCAAGCAGCTTCTTCTCATGAATAGCGCCTGTGATCAGCCATAACCTATTGTTTATCGTCAGCCCACATGTCGATGTGTTCATGTCCCGATCGAGAGCTAATCCGAAAGCAAGAATATTAGTGTATAGCTGACGAGGAAGGATCGATCCGTTGCTTGAGTGTTTTACAATATGAGATCATGTACACGGTGCTCAACCAAATCCCTTCATGACATATATACCGCATATTTCACAGATTATCGAAAGTGCTGGGAGGGATTTCCTTGAGCTTCCCTCCAGACGAATAGATGAACACATTATTTGAAAACTCGACACGGTTTGTGGTCATTGTTTAGTGGTGGAAGGCTTGGAACTGGTCATACAGATCTGCAAATGATTGAATTTGCCTCTTGTCACTCTTCACCGCTAAGACCTTAGTTAATGAACGCCTACCAACGGTATTGACATCGTATTGTAAAATACAAGCAAGGAGTCACACTCAATACTCAGCCACGGCAATATAGGGGGATCCTGTGATGAGTCGAATTCTTCAATCGCCCCTTTAAGTCAGTGATAATTCATGCCTCTCAATTGTATAAATAGAGCCAGAGTGCTAGAGCGTGTTCGTCCAACAAGTGTCATTATCGTTCCATTCCTATATTTTCACTTACAATAAATCTCCCTTTCCTGCCACTTCACTCTTGAACGTCATGAAGGCTGCTGTCGTACCGTTTCTTGCGTTCATTGTCGCCTGTGCAGCGAATCCTGTGCTCTCTCAGCGGCAGGACCAGTGTTCTGCTATCGCCGAGCAATGCAATGCGAAGGTTAGCGATAAACTATCGATTATGACATCCTTTCATTCGGTGCTGAATATTATGGGCATCCAAATATAGGAAACAAAATGTCGAGCGCAGCACGTAGATACTTTATGCCCTGTCGATGTTGCTCGATTTTGTCCTTGCTATCATGTAAGTTGTTCTAGCATGACGTTCTACCGTTCATTTAGCTAACAGGCCATAGGTTGCCAAGGACTGCATAGTAAGCTTTTTAATCAAAACCGGGTCTTGTTCATAACTAATGGTAATCTCTTACAGAAGGATGCCGGGTGCTAATCGTTGTTTACTCAGTATTCTGAGGAAGCTGCAACTGGCATGGTTATGTTCAATGGGGCTTAGAACAGAGTAAGACGACGCTTTCTACCTATGGAAAGATTATATAGCGTCTGCCAATACgtataaaatatactctCTATATTGaagaaactatttttaaGGAACTGTCTCTTTCAAAGTTATACTTCTCTTTTGTCTGATTTAtgactttcttctcctttgtcAATGTATCTTTTATCTACTgtattctatctataatagaGTCTGTATTTGGCTTGGAAGAGAGGTAAATAGAAACTTGTCCTATCTAATACTTTGATAATTACTGAAAAATAGCCATTACTATAGCGGCTGTGCCTTGGTTCAGGCCTTGAttttggttggggttgggggttAGTACTATGTACCCATGTATGTAGATAGCTTGGTAATTTTACCTTCTAATTTGTATAGGTAGCTCTCTGGCACAGTAAATATGCGGTTTCTTGATGTAAAgatatactttttatagattgtttagtatttaatataaaaatgtTCTCTTTCCAGAGACTGTTAGAGCtactagatatttaataaatagatataattctACTACcactatattttatcttctaGCCACAGTAGTAGGAACAGGCGTTGGTACTTCTTCCTTTAAGTCAATATACCCTGGATAGATTAAGAGCTTTAGATTGTCTTTTAAAGTAATGATATCGGAATCTGGTTCTTTTTCAGTGTTAGTACCCTCTCTTGACTGTTATCCCACTTGTCCGTACAATACCATTTTTCACAGCAGGCTATCCTATATAGTGGAAGGTAATACTTTAGACTCATTAGTATAATGCCTAGGCCATATGCCATAAGTCGGGAACTGCATCGCACATCCTATCCTCGCAATGGGGATATTTCCGGCGAGATTGAGTATTGCAAATTTTCTATCAGATACAATTCTTTTTGTGGCTGTTTATATACACGCTTCTAGTATGCGATATTCGATGATAGAATAAGTTGGGAAGATTGCCCGGCTCGGAACCAAGCTGTTTTAGTGATTGGTCCTTGATCCGTGCGAAATGATCTATCAATCAAAGTTCCCAACTGCCGTTGTATCAACACCGATAATAATATACCCAACCATGCCCTTGGCCACATCCTTGCCCTCTGCCAGGACAATGGACATAATTGGGTTATACCCGCCTGCCGTATCCTGGGAGAAAATGGAGTCTTCAGCATTGGTGGTCCGGTTGATCTGAGTATGGGAAGCATAAACTTGTCCATGAGTGTATGGATTGGCTTCTGAAGTAGCTAAGCTATCATTATCTGCAGTATTAGCTCAGTTCAAAGGGTGGTATTACTTCAGACCATGGGCTTTGATTTAGCCAATCAAAGAAGATGGAATATATGCAACGAAGTGCAAGGAGAGGATCGAATCTGCTTGTAGATCAACTAGGCGACTTTAAGATGCCTGAGACAGAGAttcctttgctttgcttttcccttttcacTACTTGGCAATCTTCATGATAGCGTGGTCTCTATCGCACCATTTTCTAGCTTCTGTGTAGGATGCATGGTTTTCTCACTTCAGTTAGTCTGAGTCTTATATTGTTACTGTATTCAGTAGGAGAAAGCTCCAGAACTTCATGTTTTCCTTCTATACCATGCTAAACTAATAAGAAAGATGCTTTGCTAGTAGTTGATATCCCGGAGAATCTCCGATGCGGGGATTGAAGTATCTGCGGGGTTGCCCGAAGCCATGTCCAGACATTAAAAGAGAACCCACATTCTTACAGTTATCTTAAACCTGGATAGTGTGGTATACtctgtacatatacatagAAATGGTTCTCGCACAGCCGGAAAACAAGCATGTATTGAAGGCTTTTGACCTTTCAGGCAAAGTCGCCGCCGTGACTGGTAGGTTCTGTTATATGAACAGTACTACACTTAACGTCCGCTCAGTAACTTACCCAGTATTCCTTCAGGTGGCGCCCGTGGTATTGGTCTAGAAGTCTCAATAGCATTAGCAGAAGCCGGGGCCGATGTAAGTCTTGACCCTACAGTTGCTCCATATGAACAAGCGACTAAGCTATAACCAAGGTCGCTCTGATCTATAACTCATCCAAGACAGCCGAAACACTTGCAACCGAGGTAGCAACCAAGCACAACGTCAAAGCAGCAGCGTATCAAGCCGACGTGGCGAACCAAGAAGACATCGAAAAGGCAATCAAGCAAATCGCTGCCGACTTTGGGAAATTAGACATCATTGTCGCGAACTCAGGAATCTGTTCCAATGTTCCTGCAGAGGATTATACTACAGAACAATGGCATAATATTACCAAGGTTAACTTGGACGGTGCATTTTATACTGCCCAGGCTGCAGCACGGATTTTCAAGGAGCAGGGACACGGGAATGTTATTTTCACGGCGTCTGTTAGTGCGACTCTGGTGAATGTGCCTCAGAAACAAGCTGCAGTAAGTGAATTCATGTATGAAGTTGTGCAGGGCTAATGATAGTAGTATAATGCCTCAAAGGCTGCGGTTGTTCAGATGGCTAAGTGTCTGTCTGTTGAATGGGTGGATTTCTGTCGTGTGAACTGTATCTCTCCTGGATTTATTGCAACGGATATTCTGGATATTCATCCCAAAGAGTGGCGCGAGAAGTGGTTCGATATGATTCCAGCAAAACGGATGGCGGAGGCTTATG
This window of the Aspergillus flavus chromosome 8, complete sequence genome carries:
- a CDS encoding putative multidrug resistance protein yields the protein MTVVSAAAMIPLSFLEHTRSPRPSDLLTIFLVLTILCDIVLTRTSWLAGSQSWQIGDACIQTAAVVVKCIILAVESKSKDNCIMNHSGVEHSPEETSGLLSLAFFSWLNPLFLQGYRENLRVDSLYALDEKLKAKTMFSNLATTLNGMPFPRGFARTLAKELIGPFLLPVTPRLAMLGFTFSQPFFINALVANIAESNSVSAVNDGYGLIGACVLIYGGIALSTSLYSYYSLRALHMLRACLVSVIYQKMLESDTNTLDNGTTVTLMSTDIERIMTGWMDIHSVWASVIEIALGCYLLHSQLGMAFLSPIIVILVCFSGMACVSAKAGNSQSAWMEKIENRVSMITTLLANIKPCKISRMASEFARILQTARDEEIQVGSHFRWLQVIAATLAYTPMCLSPVVAFAFAGQHLNVAGFFTSLSFLTLVTSPLTAIFQQIPGVIAGFTCLSRILLFLEGDIRSDRRTVFRLQDNQKPAASSAPSAALVSVTNGHFGWTQTHSVLRNINFNVPRGQLTVVVGPVACGKSTLCKAILGEVPFVEGEVLLTSRIPSVGYCAQTPFLSNLSIRDNIIGFSPFHPGKYQEIITATALGPDIAMLPAGHDTIVGSCGAMLSGGQKQRVSLARALYQETPLLLLDDTLTGLDQATEAEVFARTLGVEGFIRRRGTTVILFTSSRRYLSSADHIITVGKDGTIREPGHETELLEQKDELFNPEKNTETAFPASTDSNASAKQQSHNMVVKGKASQNLHVQASQVRDLDVYTHYFGTIRTAVLVTFALSCTLFGFGGSFPTVWISFWSSNSYNAPNAFYIGIYSLLSFLQLLGFFLAALMALGPMVTDAGSKLHSNALTTVIRAPLRFFTDTDTGAITSLFSQDITIIDGELPERLFNITAGLCGIIGAACVIAVASPWLALVYPVLVIIFWIVQRLYLRTSKQLRFLDLEAKGPLYANFMETTQGITTIRAFGWTTQKLEHNHYLLDQSQRPSYLLGVIQFWLLLTANLITTGIATSLTVLATQLRTDPGFTGASAVTLMTFSGLVTIFIRDYTAFETSLGAVSRLKSLSDNVKAEAREGEDLHPDEQWPKKGSIEIERLSASYDDVPVNHPSGESHPNLILKDLSLTIAPGEKIAICGRTGSGKSSLVLLLLRLLDPIYSPSAKLTIDDIPIQHVDRSTLRERIIGVPQDAVFLPNGNTVKDNLDPSGLATEDECLSVLSTVNLDGLANGSHGLHTPLTTNHLSGGQKKLFGLGRAILRRIIRDRATTDTESHGGILILDEISSGVDAATERTMHEIISHQFADYTVLEVVHGLDIVPHFFDRVIVIENGSIVESGSPAELLQRPSSWFKQLLLMNSACDQP
- a CDS encoding oxidoreductase (unnamed protein product), with the translated sequence MVLAQPENKHVLKAFDLSGKVAAVTGGARGIGLEVSIALAEAGADVALIYNSSKTAETLATEVATKHNVKAAAYQADVANQEDIEKAIKQIAADFGKLDIIVANSGICSNVPAEDYTTEQWHNITKVNLDGAFYTAQAAARIFKEQGHGNVIFTASVSATLVNVPQKQAAYNASKAAVVQMAKCLSVEWVDFCRVNCISPGFIATDILDIHPKEWREKWFDMIPAKRMAEAYELKGAYVFCASDASSYMTGANIVIDGGYTLP